From Xylocopilactobacillus apis, a single genomic window includes:
- the glmS gene encoding glutamine--fructose-6-phosphate transaminase (isomerizing), which yields MCGIVGVIGRDDTTEVLLNGLEKLEYRGYDSAGIYVDSKSGDGHLVKEKGKIAELRAAVGPDVKGTVGIGHTRWATHGIPSNNNAHPQVSANGRFYLVHNGVLENYEELNSKYLSDVTFKSETDTEVAVQLIEYFVNSGKSVLDAFRQMVDLVVGSFAFLMVDRNDPERLYVAKNKSPLLIGLGQGFNVVCSDSLAMLSLTHEFDELHDGETAIVTKDQVEIFNREYQAVERNPYHVELDENETGKGTYPFFMLKEIDEQPAVLRRLVDQYMGERDQFKFDPRLIEQMAQADQIYIVAAGTSYHAGLAAKTIVEKIAKVPVAVELASEFGYHLPILTKHPFFVFLSQSGETADSRQVLVKMKKMGYPILTITNVDRSTLSREADFTVLLHAGPEIAVASTKAYTAQVTVMSILAKALGQKLKTDDSKIDLRHQLGIIANAIQTIVDNKEEIEKYASDFLEKTTNAFYIGRGQDYNASLEAALKLKEISYIQAEGFAAGELKHGTISLIIEGTPVIAIITDEVTAGLTRGNIKEVEARGANTLRIVSEDLAESKDQIIMPKIDQVLAPILTVVPAQLLAYYATIQRGYNVDQPRNLAKSVTVE from the coding sequence ATGTGTGGAATTGTTGGCGTGATTGGACGCGACGATACAACAGAAGTTCTGTTGAATGGTTTAGAAAAATTAGAATATCGAGGATATGATTCAGCGGGAATTTATGTAGACTCAAAGTCAGGTGATGGACATTTAGTTAAAGAAAAAGGAAAAATTGCCGAATTGCGAGCAGCTGTTGGGCCGGATGTAAAAGGAACTGTCGGAATTGGACACACTAGATGGGCAACCCATGGTATTCCGAGCAACAATAATGCTCATCCGCAAGTTTCTGCTAATGGCCGATTTTATCTGGTTCATAATGGAGTATTAGAAAATTATGAGGAATTAAATTCAAAATACTTGTCAGATGTTACTTTTAAAAGCGAGACTGATACCGAAGTAGCAGTCCAATTAATAGAGTATTTTGTGAATTCTGGTAAAAGTGTCTTAGATGCTTTTCGTCAAATGGTTGATCTTGTGGTAGGATCTTTTGCCTTTTTGATGGTTGACCGAAATGATCCTGAACGACTTTATGTAGCAAAAAATAAAAGTCCTTTATTAATTGGTTTAGGCCAAGGCTTTAATGTTGTTTGTTCTGACAGCCTAGCAATGTTGTCGCTCACTCATGAATTTGATGAACTTCATGACGGTGAAACGGCGATTGTGACTAAAGATCAAGTTGAAATTTTTAACCGTGAATATCAGGCTGTTGAAAGAAATCCTTATCATGTTGAATTAGATGAAAACGAGACAGGAAAAGGTACTTATCCTTTCTTTATGCTAAAAGAAATTGATGAGCAGCCGGCAGTTTTAAGACGCTTGGTTGACCAATATATGGGAGAAAGAGATCAATTTAAATTTGATCCACGCTTAATCGAACAAATGGCGCAGGCGGATCAAATTTATATTGTTGCTGCAGGGACCAGCTATCATGCAGGACTCGCTGCTAAAACTATTGTTGAAAAAATTGCTAAAGTTCCAGTGGCAGTTGAACTAGCAAGTGAATTTGGCTATCATTTACCAATTTTAACCAAACATCCTTTCTTTGTTTTTCTTTCTCAAAGCGGTGAAACTGCTGACAGCCGTCAAGTGCTGGTCAAAATGAAAAAAATGGGCTATCCAATTTTGACAATTACAAATGTTGACCGTTCGACGCTTTCAAGAGAGGCTGATTTCACGGTTCTCTTGCATGCAGGACCTGAAATTGCGGTTGCTTCGACAAAAGCATATACAGCTCAAGTAACAGTAATGTCAATTCTTGCAAAAGCGCTTGGACAAAAATTAAAAACTGATGACAGCAAGATTGATCTTAGACATCAGCTTGGCATAATAGCTAACGCAATTCAGACTATTGTCGATAATAAAGAAGAGATCGAAAAGTATGCATCAGACTTTTTAGAAAAAACAACAAATGCTTTTTATATCGGACGAGGTCAGGATTACAATGCAAGTTTAGAGGCCGCCCTAAAATTAAAAGAAATATCATATATTCAAGCCGAAGGTTTTGCAGCTGGTGAGTTAAAACACGGTACAATTTCTTTAATTATCGAAGGTACTCCTGTGATAGCAATCATTACAGATGAAGTAACAGCAGGGTTAACTCGCGGCAATATTAAAGAAGTAGAAGCGCGGGGGGCTAATACTTTAAGAATTGTCAGTGAAGATTTGGCAGAATCAAAAGATCAGATTATTATGCCAAAAATCGATCAGGTGCTCGCACCAATCTTAACCGTTGTCCCGGCTCAATTGCTTGCCTACTATGCAACAATTCAGCGGGGATATAATGTTGATCAGCCTCGTAATTTAGCTAAAAGTGTGACAGTGGAATAA
- the clpP gene encoding ATP-dependent Clp endopeptidase proteolytic subunit ClpP, with protein MLVPTVIENTSRGERAYDIYSRLLKDRIIMLSGEVEDNMANSIIAQLLFLDAQDSSKDIYLYINSPGGVITSGLAILDTMNFIKSDVQTIAMGMAASMASVLLTSGTKGKRFALPNAEVLIHQPLGGAQGQQTDVEIQANHMLETRKKLNQILAKASGQTLKKIQTDTERDNYMTAQEAKDYGLIDDIMTNTPTAKK; from the coding sequence ATGTTAGTACCTACAGTTATTGAGAATACATCACGGGGCGAAAGAGCCTATGACATTTATTCACGTCTTTTAAAAGACCGAATTATTATGCTTTCTGGCGAAGTTGAAGACAACATGGCCAATTCAATTATTGCGCAATTGTTATTTCTTGATGCGCAGGATTCTAGTAAGGATATTTATCTTTATATTAATTCTCCTGGTGGAGTTATCACTTCAGGGCTTGCAATTTTAGATACTATGAACTTCATTAAATCTGATGTTCAGACAATTGCAATGGGAATGGCTGCTTCAATGGCAAGCGTTCTTTTGACTAGCGGAACCAAGGGTAAACGTTTTGCTTTGCCAAATGCGGAAGTCTTGATTCATCAACCATTGGGTGGTGCTCAAGGCCAGCAAACTGATGTTGAAATCCAAGCCAATCATATGTTGGAAACTCGCAAGAAGCTAAATCAGATTTTAGCTAAAGCTAGTGGTCAGACGTTGAAGAAAATTCAAACTGATACTGAGCGAGATAATTATATGACAGCGCAAGAAGCTAAAGATTATGGCTTGATCGATGATATTATGACTAATACACCGACTGCTAAAAAATAA
- a CDS encoding L-lactate dehydrogenase: protein MARTVGVMGMGNVGSTVAHIIVAQGLADTLILYDRNQDKVKADTLDFQDAASLLSTHTTIINGQISDMKDCDIIVSAIGRIDLIVPGSVDRFAELKTNAPSVAELSKDLKNSGFKGILLVITNPNDVITGLYQKHTGFPTHKVLGTGTYLDTSRLKRHVGEALNIDPRSVSGYVLGEHGDSQFAAWSTVRVEGRPFTEIAKEKGIDLDQLEKDTRFGGGEVHVGKGYTNYAVATAATSLIQIMFSDAKTEAICSHYNEDFAGYISSPAILGKNGVEKVLELPLTDPENENLKKSAQTIKEKSEQFG, encoded by the coding sequence ATGGCAAGAACAGTTGGAGTTATGGGAATGGGTAATGTAGGATCGACCGTTGCACACATCATTGTAGCGCAAGGGCTCGCTGATACACTGATTTTATATGACCGAAATCAAGACAAAGTTAAGGCTGATACTTTAGACTTTCAAGATGCTGCAAGTCTGTTATCCACTCATACTACCATTATTAACGGACAAATTTCTGATATGAAAGATTGTGACATTATCGTGTCAGCAATTGGACGAATCGATTTGATTGTACCTGGAAGTGTTGACCGCTTTGCTGAATTGAAAACTAACGCCCCTTCAGTTGCAGAGCTTTCTAAAGATTTAAAAAATTCTGGCTTTAAAGGGATTTTGCTAGTTATTACTAACCCTAATGATGTTATTACTGGTTTGTATCAAAAACATACTGGTTTTCCAACTCATAAAGTTCTTGGTACTGGCACTTACCTTGATACTTCTCGTCTTAAACGCCATGTTGGTGAAGCCTTAAATATCGATCCCCGCTCAGTCAGCGGCTATGTTCTCGGAGAACATGGAGATTCCCAATTTGCTGCGTGGTCAACGGTTCGAGTGGAAGGGAGACCATTTACTGAAATTGCAAAAGAAAAAGGGATTGATCTTGATCAACTCGAAAAAGATACCCGTTTTGGCGGCGGCGAGGTTCACGTTGGTAAAGGCTACACAAATTATGCCGTTGCAACTGCTGCAACAAGTCTGATTCAAATTATGTTCTCCGATGCCAAAACTGAAGCCATTTGTTCTCATTACAATGAAGATTTTGCGGGATACATTTCAAGTCCTGCAATTCTTGGCAAAAACGGTGTTGAAAAAGTTCTTGAATTACCATTAACAGATCCAGAAAATGAGAACTTGAAGAAATCAGCTCAAACCATTAAAGAAAAAAGCGAACAATTTGGTTAA
- a CDS encoding Rpn family recombination-promoting nuclease/putative transposase translates to MKKKRVSPMSDLMLKKLFANPKYYHILAALIRDFLDIPCTAKDLVSTDLYNIETYQKARDEGTLLMLTEADLRVIIHDKIRLTIEMQVRRDADFFKRASFYLASAFQKGYFYRSQMISPDRPYSSLGQTYGLNFLNFNLFEDDDVFHCYRPPYDADHDAYGFGIMVFVEFQKMITNIKDPVRRYHCECWIKFFLTGKVDLDAPKEIKEACEVVSYENLSKEEQEIMDAIERAKIEYQVRMDYELQQAKEKGLKQGIEQGIKRGIKQGIEQGIEQGSTQAKIETARKLLNEGIAINVISKATQLSVSEIEKLK, encoded by the coding sequence TTGAAAAAGAAACGTGTATCACCAATGTCCGATTTAATGCTCAAAAAATTATTTGCTAATCCTAAGTATTATCATATATTAGCAGCATTAATTCGTGATTTTTTAGATATTCCTTGCACCGCAAAGGATTTAGTTAGTACAGATTTATATAATATTGAAACATATCAGAAAGCCAGAGATGAAGGGACTTTACTGATGTTGACGGAAGCAGATCTCCGAGTTATTATTCATGATAAAATTAGATTAACAATTGAAATGCAGGTAAGAAGAGATGCCGATTTTTTCAAAAGGGCGTCGTTCTATTTAGCAAGTGCTTTTCAGAAAGGTTATTTTTACAGATCGCAAATGATATCTCCTGACCGACCATATAGTTCTTTAGGTCAGACATATGGATTAAACTTTTTAAATTTTAACCTTTTTGAAGACGATGATGTATTTCACTGTTATCGTCCACCGTATGATGCGGACCATGATGCATACGGGTTTGGCATAATGGTATTTGTCGAATTTCAAAAGATGATCACTAATATTAAAGATCCAGTAAGAAGATATCATTGTGAATGTTGGATTAAATTTTTCTTAACGGGAAAAGTTGATCTCGATGCCCCAAAAGAAATTAAGGAGGCATGCGAAGTAGTTAGTTACGAGAATTTATCTAAGGAGGAACAAGAAATTATGGATGCAATTGAAAGAGCAAAAATTGAATATCAAGTTAGAATGGACTATGAACTTCAACAGGCAAAAGAAAAAGGCTTAAAACAGGGAATCGAACAAGGGATTAAACGAGGAATTAAACAAGGAATTGAACAAGGAATTGAACAAGGATCAACACAAGCTAAAATTGAAACTGCTCGAAAACTGCTTAATGAAGGAATAGCTATTAATGTTATTAGTAAAGCAACTCAGTTGAGCGTTTCAGAGATTGAAAAATTGAAATAA
- a CDS encoding alpha/beta fold hydrolase → MFRKNINTPIGTYNLAIQNGEPLIVFLNSFGDFDTAQSFQLLINELPENLGILASDYLNTGFSSTSLKDYTVQDEANELSQIINSLHAQKTIIIAHSIGGVY, encoded by the coding sequence ATGTTTAGAAAAAATATTAATACTCCAATAGGAACATACAATTTAGCAATTCAAAACGGAGAACCATTGATTGTCTTTTTAAATTCTTTCGGCGACTTTGATACAGCTCAATCTTTTCAATTATTAATTAATGAACTGCCTGAAAATCTTGGAATTTTGGCATCTGACTATTTAAACACTGGATTTAGTTCAACTTCATTAAAAGATTACACAGTTCAAGATGAGGCCAATGAGTTATCTCAAATTATTAACTCACTGCATGCTCAAAAAACCATAATCATCGCTCATAGCATTGGTGGTGTTTATTGA
- the groL gene encoding chaperonin GroEL (60 kDa chaperone family; promotes refolding of misfolded polypeptides especially under stressful conditions; forms two stacked rings of heptamers to form a barrel-shaped 14mer; ends can be capped by GroES; misfolded proteins enter the barrel where they are refolded when GroES binds): protein MAKDIKFGESARRSLLAGVDKLADTVKTTIGPKGRNVVLEKSYGSPTITNDGVTIAKEIELEDPYENMGAKLVAEVASKTNDIAGDGTTTATVLAQAIIREGMKNVSAGANPVGIRRGIELATNAAVEELHKLSHKVSDKHEIAQVATVSSSSSEVGEEIADAMEKVGHEGVITIEESKGIDTEVDVVEGMQFDRGYLSQYMVTDNDKMEADLDNPYILITDKKISNIQDILPLLQEIVKSGKALLIIADDVDGEALPTLVLNKIRGTFNVVAVKAPGFGDRRKAQLEDIATLTGATVISGDLGLELKDATIDQLGQAHKVTVTKDNTTIVEGAGSSSAIDERVNQIKSQIAETTSDFDREKLQERLAKLAGGVAVIKVGAATETELKEKKYRIEDALNATRAAVEEGYVAGGGTAFVNVIPAIAKLKEEGDVQTGINIVMRALEEPVRQIAANAGMEGSVILNQLKSEKKGIGYNAATDKWEDMAKAGIIDPTKVSRSALQNAASISATLLTTEAAVADIPNEESAAPQGGMDPSQMGMM from the coding sequence ATGGCAAAAGATATAAAATTTGGTGAAAGTGCACGTCGTTCATTATTAGCTGGTGTTGATAAATTAGCAGACACAGTAAAAACAACAATCGGACCAAAAGGGCGTAACGTAGTTTTAGAAAAATCCTACGGTTCTCCTACCATTACAAATGATGGTGTAACAATTGCAAAAGAAATTGAATTAGAAGATCCATATGAAAACATGGGTGCAAAGTTAGTTGCAGAAGTTGCTTCAAAAACTAATGATATTGCAGGAGACGGGACAACTACTGCAACAGTTTTGGCTCAAGCAATTATCCGTGAAGGAATGAAGAATGTATCTGCAGGTGCAAATCCAGTTGGCATTCGGCGCGGAATTGAATTAGCTACTAATGCAGCAGTTGAAGAATTACATAAGCTTTCTCATAAAGTTTCTGACAAGCATGAAATTGCCCAGGTTGCGACAGTCTCTTCAAGCAGTTCTGAAGTTGGTGAAGAAATTGCTGATGCAATGGAAAAAGTTGGACACGAAGGTGTTATTACAATTGAGGAATCAAAAGGAATTGATACTGAAGTTGATGTTGTTGAAGGAATGCAGTTTGATCGTGGTTATTTAAGCCAGTACATGGTTACAGATAACGACAAGATGGAAGCAGATCTTGATAATCCTTACATTTTAATTACTGATAAAAAGATTTCTAATATTCAAGATATTTTGCCTTTATTGCAAGAGATCGTTAAATCAGGTAAGGCCTTGTTAATCATTGCTGATGATGTTGATGGTGAAGCATTACCTACATTAGTATTGAACAAAATTAGAGGGACATTCAATGTAGTTGCTGTTAAAGCACCTGGTTTTGGTGATCGTCGTAAAGCTCAGCTTGAAGACATCGCAACTTTAACAGGAGCGACAGTAATCAGTGGTGATCTTGGACTTGAATTAAAAGATGCAACAATTGATCAATTAGGTCAGGCTCACAAAGTTACAGTTACTAAAGACAATACAACTATTGTTGAAGGTGCTGGCAGTTCGTCTGCTATTGACGAAAGAGTAAATCAGATTAAATCACAAATTGCTGAAACTACTTCTGATTTTGATCGCGAGAAATTACAAGAAAGACTTGCTAAATTAGCTGGTGGAGTTGCAGTTATCAAAGTTGGTGCTGCTACTGAAACTGAATTAAAAGAAAAGAAATATCGTATTGAAGATGCTTTGAATGCTACAAGAGCTGCAGTTGAAGAAGGTTATGTAGCTGGTGGTGGTACTGCATTTGTTAATGTAATTCCTGCAATTGCTAAGCTTAAAGAAGAAGGCGATGTTCAAACTGGTATTAACATTGTAATGCGTGCGTTGGAAGAACCAGTTCGTCAGATCGCAGCTAATGCTGGTATGGAAGGCTCAGTAATTTTAAATCAATTGAAGAGTGAAAAGAAGGGCATTGGTTATAACGCTGCAACTGATAAATGGGAAGATATGGCTAAAGCTGGTATTATTGATCCAACTAAAGTTAGTCGTTCAGCATTGCAAAATGCTGCTTCAATCTCTGCGACATTGCTGACAACTGAAGCTGCAGTTGCTGACATTCCAAATGAAGAATCAGCAGCTCCTCAAGGCGGCATGGATCCATCCCAAATGGGTATGATGTAA
- the groES gene encoding co-chaperone GroES, with product MLKPLGDRVLVKVRKEEEKVGGIVLASNAKEKPTSGEVIAVGAGAVDYNGKRMPIDVKVGNVVWYDKYSGTSIKYDGDEYLVIRAGDLLAVED from the coding sequence TTGCTTAAACCATTAGGTGATCGTGTTTTAGTAAAAGTAAGAAAAGAAGAAGAAAAAGTAGGGGGAATTGTTCTAGCGAGCAATGCTAAAGAGAAACCTACTTCTGGTGAAGTGATCGCAGTCGGTGCTGGAGCCGTTGATTACAATGGCAAGAGAATGCCGATTGACGTTAAAGTTGGTAATGTTGTCTGGTATGATAAGTATTCTGGAACTTCCATTAAATACGATGGTGATGAATATTTAGTAATCCGGGCTGGCGATTTATTAGCAGTTGAAGACTAA
- a CDS encoding GNAT family N-acetyltransferase, producing MEIQSEPGRFFIDDPAGKMLAEIKYISTQNGKVLDIVRTFVDESLRGQGVASVLLERVVKLARDTNAKIIPTCNFAKLAFESSSEYRKLQYEQPKGEV from the coding sequence ATGGAAATTCAAAGTGAACCGGGACGTTTTTTTATTGATGATCCCGCAGGCAAAATGCTCGCAGAAATAAAATATATCAGCACTCAAAATGGAAAAGTGCTGGATATTGTTCGGACATTTGTTGACGAATCATTACGTGGTCAAGGAGTTGCCAGTGTTTTGCTTGAGCGTGTGGTCAAGTTGGCACGCGACACTAATGCAAAAATTATTCCAACCTGTAACTTTGCCAAGCTAGCCTTTGAGTCTAGTTCCGAATACCGCAAGCTTCAGTACGAACAACCTAAAGGTGAGGTCTAA
- the rpiA gene encoding ribose-5-phosphate isomerase RpiA, whose translation MEKNLINQKKKNAGIKGASLVEDKMMIGLGTGSTVFYLVEALAKRVKEENLNITAVATSSRTASLAEELGIKIKQLDEVDHLDLTIDGADEIDANFQGIKGGGAAHTLEKIVATASNRNVWIVDESKMVNELGAFPLPLEVVPYGSSKVYERLDSEGLNPKFRLDSKNQKVLTHYHNYIIDLHLGVIKHPHLLAQWLDHQVGILEHGLFLDTVNTVIVGKSDKAEVIPVIRK comes from the coding sequence ATGGAAAAAAATTTAATTAACCAAAAAAAGAAAAATGCTGGAATTAAAGGGGCTTCTTTAGTAGAAGACAAAATGATGATTGGCCTAGGTACTGGCAGTACTGTTTTTTATTTAGTAGAAGCTTTAGCAAAAAGGGTTAAAGAAGAAAACTTAAATATTACGGCAGTTGCAACTTCAAGCAGAACTGCTTCTTTAGCTGAAGAACTTGGAATTAAAATTAAACAGCTTGATGAAGTTGATCATCTTGATTTAACAATTGACGGAGCTGACGAAATTGATGCTAACTTTCAAGGCATTAAAGGCGGAGGAGCTGCTCATACCTTAGAAAAGATTGTTGCCACTGCCAGCAATCGCAATGTTTGGATTGTTGATGAATCTAAAATGGTTAATGAGCTTGGTGCTTTTCCACTTCCCTTAGAAGTTGTTCCTTATGGCAGTTCAAAGGTTTATGAGCGTCTAGATTCGGAGGGGCTTAATCCTAAATTTAGGCTTGATTCAAAGAACCAAAAAGTATTAACCCATTACCACAATTATATTATTGATCTTCATCTAGGAGTTATTAAGCATCCTCATCTATTAGCCCAATGGCTTGATCATCAAGTAGGAATCTTAGAGCATGGACTTTTTTTAGATACAGTTAATACAGTAATTGTTGGAAAATCAGATAAAGCTGAAGTTATCCCTGTAATTCGTAAGTAA
- a CDS encoding C1 family peptidase, translating to MSFEISSQLTNSFAYQVKNEPQSQNLMQAIGNNGIYQVAKNPDSIQAMKPVFSIDLDTGDVSNQRRSGRCWMFAALNTMRHDIQKKLKLDKFELSQNYTFFWDKFEKSNYFYENVINTANEETDSRRFDFLMTTPQQDGGQWDMLCAIIEKYGIVPADIMPDNANAKDSSALNQTLNTKLRHDAVTLRDAIKNGKTVAEVSSMRQLMLQDIYRMLVFALGPVPTNFDWEYLDKDKNYHREADLTPKTFYDKFLGWNLADYISVINSPTKDKPFNQLYTVDMLGNIVGGREVRHLNLEMDRVKELVVAQLKDGESVWFGSDVGKSSDRQKGIMDPSIYTLDSLFSTDFSMSKADRLDYDESLMTHAMVITGVDLVDDKPTKWKVENSWGDKAGSKGYFVMSDEWMSEFVYQVVINKKYLTSEEQYVYDSQYNEPTVLKPWDPMGALA from the coding sequence ATGAGTTTCGAAATTTCTAGTCAACTAACAAATTCTTTTGCTTATCAAGTAAAGAATGAACCACAGAGTCAAAACCTAATGCAGGCAATTGGTAACAATGGAATTTATCAAGTTGCAAAAAATCCTGATTCTATTCAAGCAATGAAGCCCGTATTTTCAATTGATTTAGACACAGGAGATGTTTCTAATCAGCGAAGATCTGGCCGCTGCTGGATGTTTGCTGCACTGAATACGATGCGTCATGATATTCAAAAGAAGTTGAAGCTTGATAAATTCGAATTGTCTCAAAACTACACATTTTTCTGGGATAAATTTGAAAAAAGCAACTATTTTTACGAAAACGTTATTAACACTGCCAATGAAGAAACTGATTCCCGCCGTTTTGATTTTCTAATGACGACCCCGCAACAAGATGGCGGTCAATGGGACATGTTATGTGCCATTATTGAAAAATACGGAATTGTTCCAGCAGATATTATGCCAGATAATGCTAACGCTAAAGATTCTAGTGCTTTAAATCAAACTTTAAACACTAAACTCCGTCATGATGCGGTTACTTTAAGAGATGCAATTAAAAATGGCAAAACTGTTGCCGAAGTTTCTTCGATGCGTCAATTAATGCTCCAAGACATATATCGGATGTTAGTTTTTGCTTTAGGTCCGGTTCCAACTAATTTTGATTGGGAATACCTTGATAAAGACAAAAATTATCATCGTGAAGCTGATCTAACTCCAAAGACTTTTTATGATAAATTCTTAGGCTGGAATCTTGCTGATTATATCTCTGTCATCAATTCTCCAACAAAAGATAAGCCGTTTAATCAGCTTTATACTGTTGATATGCTAGGAAATATTGTCGGCGGACGTGAAGTTAGACATTTAAATCTTGAAATGGATCGAGTTAAAGAACTCGTAGTTGCACAGCTTAAAGATGGCGAAAGTGTTTGGTTTGGCAGTGATGTCGGCAAATCTTCCGATCGCCAAAAAGGCATTATGGATCCAAGTATTTATACCCTTGACAGCTTATTCTCTACTGATTTTTCAATGAGTAAAGCTGACCGTTTAGATTATGACGAATCATTAATGACTCATGCAATGGTTATCACGGGCGTTGATTTAGTAGATGATAAGCCAACTAAATGGAAAGTTGAAAATTCTTGGGGCGATAAAGCCGGCAGCAAAGGATATTTTGTGATGAGTGATGAGTGGATGAGTGAATTTGTCTATCAGGTTGTCATTAACAAAAAATATTTGACTAGTGAAGAACAATACGTTTACGACAGTCAATATAATGAACCAACTGTGCTAAAACCTTGGGATCCGATGGGTGCCCTTGCCTAA